One genomic segment of Arthrobacter sp. zg-Y1110 includes these proteins:
- a CDS encoding siderophore-interacting protein, producing the protein MSFDVEVKRIARVGTNFQRVTFAGPCLADFGVQGLTHDLRIKVIVPCVDADGTSLPLPDLSTLDAGWYQDWLKLDPATRGCMRTYTVRDARCSGSEPEIDVDFVMHFDEDGKGGPASSWAASAEPGDRVCIIGPNVAQCVTAESYGGIEWRPGMARHVLLAGDETAVPAITAILESLPEDVTGHALMEIPSSGDRQEVSTNSGVQMIWLARGSRPHGELLDAAVRQVVALPGWASVETADGAPFRPSPTLREPEEVNVDEAILWETPQRLDPAVVEASRNPHAPSGALPFYAWIAGEAAVVRGLRRYLVRDVGIDRKQVAFMGYWRKGRAELS; encoded by the coding sequence ATGTCCTTCGACGTTGAGGTCAAACGGATTGCCCGGGTGGGCACCAACTTCCAGCGAGTCACCTTCGCCGGCCCCTGCCTGGCCGACTTCGGCGTGCAGGGACTGACCCACGATCTGCGGATCAAGGTGATTGTGCCCTGCGTCGACGCGGACGGCACTTCCCTGCCGCTGCCGGACCTCTCCACGCTCGACGCCGGCTGGTACCAGGACTGGCTGAAGCTGGATCCGGCCACCCGCGGCTGCATGCGAACCTACACCGTCCGCGATGCCCGCTGCTCCGGGTCCGAACCGGAGATCGACGTCGACTTCGTGATGCACTTCGACGAGGACGGCAAGGGCGGACCGGCTTCCAGCTGGGCGGCTTCCGCGGAACCGGGGGACCGGGTCTGCATCATTGGACCGAACGTTGCCCAGTGCGTCACCGCCGAGTCCTACGGCGGCATCGAATGGCGTCCCGGCATGGCCCGGCACGTGCTGCTCGCCGGGGATGAAACCGCCGTACCGGCCATCACCGCGATCCTGGAGTCGCTGCCCGAAGACGTCACCGGCCACGCCCTGATGGAAATTCCGTCCAGCGGCGACCGCCAGGAGGTCAGCACCAACTCCGGCGTGCAGATGATCTGGCTGGCCCGCGGTTCCCGGCCGCACGGCGAACTGCTCGACGCCGCGGTGCGGCAGGTCGTGGCACTGCCGGGCTGGGCATCGGTGGAGACGGCCGACGGCGCACCGTTCCGCCCCAGCCCCACCCTGCGGGAACCCGAGGAAGTCAACGTGGACGAGGCCATCCTGTGGGAAACCCCGCAGCGGCTGGATCCCGCCGTGGTGGAAGCCTCGCGGAATCCGCACGCCCCGTCCGGCGCCCTTCCCTTCTATGCCTGGATCGCCGGCGAGGCCGCCGTGGTGCGCGGACTGCGCCGCTACCTGGTGCGCGACGTCGGGATCGACCGCAAGCAGGTGGCCTTTATGGGCTACTGGCGCAAGGGCCGAGCCGAACTTTCCTAG